From Sphingobacterium sp. lm-10, the proteins below share one genomic window:
- a CDS encoding recombinase family protein, translating to MIFEEKISGKSKDRPELTKLFEKLRKGDTVVVWKLDRLGRSLKDLIDLITKMQQLDVSFLSIQDGINTNTATGRFTFNIFASLAEFEREIISERTKAGLTSARARKGGRPAGYSKETIKKIKAVKTLYDASDSPSVQDIADSLKISRATCYRYLRVYENLPFNNV from the coding sequence ATCATTTTTGAAGAGAAAATTTCTGGAAAATCAAAAGATCGCCCGGAGCTTACAAAGCTTTTCGAAAAATTAAGGAAAGGTGATACTGTTGTCGTGTGGAAATTGGATCGTCTTGGTAGATCTCTGAAAGATCTAATCGATCTAATAACAAAAATGCAACAACTGGACGTTAGCTTCCTAAGTATACAGGATGGGATCAATACAAATACTGCCACTGGACGATTTACGTTCAACATATTTGCATCCCTGGCTGAGTTTGAAAGAGAAATTATATCTGAAAGAACAAAAGCTGGCTTAACTTCGGCTAGAGCTAGAAAGGGAGGGCGGCCAGCAGGATATAGTAAAGAAACTATAAAGAAGATAAAAGCAGTCAAAACGTTATACGATGCTAGCGATAGTCCCTCTGTGCAAGATATAGCTGATAGTCTTAAGATAAGTCGTGCGACCTGTTACAGATATTTAAGAGTATATGAGAATCTGCCATTTAACAATGTATAA
- a CDS encoding redoxin domain-containing protein → MNYKPLFLSTVLFVLLGSAGFAQNIQQIPAFQNFVRYDNGNTFTVDSLSKQGVNVLIFYDPGCGHCQELGYEIAENWDQWAPTTSFYFVSMNEKADVDRYIDKYAIGLDEKSNVAFLHDPTGEFITLFDPQNFPSTYIYSASDGQLIQWYDGTNTTRNMAAYLQEK, encoded by the coding sequence ATGAATTATAAACCCTTATTTCTATCCACCGTGCTTTTCGTGTTGTTGGGCAGTGCCGGCTTCGCCCAAAACATTCAGCAAATACCAGCCTTCCAAAACTTTGTCCGTTATGATAACGGAAATACCTTCACCGTTGATTCGCTATCCAAACAGGGTGTCAATGTCTTGATTTTTTACGATCCCGGTTGCGGGCACTGTCAGGAGTTAGGTTATGAAATTGCGGAAAACTGGGATCAGTGGGCACCGACCACTTCTTTTTATTTTGTGTCTATGAATGAAAAAGCGGATGTAGATCGCTACATCGATAAGTACGCAATAGGATTGGACGAAAAGTCGAATGTCGCCTTCCTGCATGATCCTACGGGTGAATTTATTACGCTATTCGATCCGCAGAACTTTCCCTCTACCTATATCTATTCCGCCAGTGACGGACAATTGATCCAATGGTACGATGGAACGAACACAACCCGCAATATGGCGGCATACCTTCAAGAGAAGTAA
- a CDS encoding DUF6624 domain-containing protein: protein MKTVVLLFAFCLFRLTAVSQVTSFVIEEERLNKSLKDSLERIYESDQSVRMALVEARRSEKPSLYLDSLQHIIIETDRTNLKLVNLIIERHGWVGPTLVGIKGAQGLFLVVQHADLETQENYLPIIMEGEKQGQILSSNVAILLDRVAMRQGKKQKYGSQGFTDRESGKGYIYPILDLDNLDIHRQTMGLPPMKEYVKGWDVEKYRTDLPKIEEILRVQNVK from the coding sequence ATGAAAACCGTTGTACTACTCTTTGCTTTTTGCCTTTTTCGCTTGACCGCCGTTAGTCAAGTTACCTCGTTTGTAATCGAGGAAGAGCGATTGAATAAATCGTTAAAAGATTCTTTAGAGCGCATATATGAATCGGATCAATCTGTTAGAATGGCCTTAGTTGAAGCTAGAAGATCAGAAAAACCAAGCTTGTACCTAGATAGCCTTCAGCATATCATTATCGAAACCGATAGAACAAACTTAAAGTTGGTCAATCTTATCATTGAGCGGCATGGTTGGGTAGGCCCAACGTTGGTCGGTATAAAAGGTGCACAAGGATTATTTCTAGTTGTCCAGCACGCAGATTTGGAGACGCAAGAAAATTATCTTCCGATAATTATGGAGGGCGAAAAACAGGGTCAAATTTTATCTAGCAATGTCGCCATATTATTAGATAGAGTGGCTATGCGTCAGGGGAAAAAGCAAAAGTATGGAAGCCAAGGCTTCACGGATCGAGAGTCTGGCAAAGGTTACATCTATCCAATTTTAGATTTAGATAATCTCGACATCCATCGTCAAACTATGGGGCTTCCGCCAATGAAAGAGTACGTCAAAGGATGGGACGTGGAAAAATACAGAACAGATCTTCCTAAAATTGAAGAAATCCTACGCGTGCAAAACGTTAAATAA
- a CDS encoding serine hydrolase domain-containing protein — translation MYKIYLLLFLGLMIHWQPATAQSADEKINRALYNRIEYLFNSQQADSIYNLASKSFQGQISREQLTTMLQQLYALGNIKNAEQLKFERGVASYRLDFDTERLLFVLGVDSTNHYHTILFQQYKEDPKAAVAKETADADTSAPVEAMDPFDFKIENIAKNYTQKANARSLTIGIIHRGKVQKYFFGETAKGNKTLPTEDNIYEIGSITKTFTATLLADLVERQVISLDDSIIKFLPDSLARNTALHKITFRNLANHTSGLPRLPDNWNSGSGYVAADPYAHYDRKALFAYLRHAKLDHEPETEYAYSNLGYGLLGELIAIISKKPFDACLKETLTQPLHMRATDLKVDPKNTNVLKVYEGGQEVPVWHFQAMAGGGAIKSTIDDLLRYAITQLATPENAIQRAMAATKLFTFYIPENNMDIGLAWHTDLQEDMNLFWHNGGTAGSSSYMAIIPDERSAVIVLSNSNEPLDSTAIAIVREVIKKK, via the coding sequence ATGTATAAGATTTATCTACTTCTATTTTTGGGTTTAATGATTCATTGGCAGCCTGCCACAGCACAGTCTGCAGATGAAAAAATAAACCGCGCATTATATAACCGGATTGAATATCTTTTCAATAGCCAGCAAGCTGACTCTATCTACAACCTGGCGAGCAAATCCTTTCAAGGACAGATTTCTCGCGAACAACTGACGACCATGCTGCAGCAATTGTATGCTTTGGGAAATATTAAAAATGCGGAACAGCTGAAATTTGAGCGTGGCGTAGCGAGCTACCGACTTGATTTTGATACGGAGCGTCTGTTATTTGTTTTAGGCGTGGACAGCACCAATCACTACCATACGATTTTGTTTCAACAATACAAGGAAGATCCGAAAGCGGCCGTAGCCAAAGAAACCGCTGATGCGGACACCAGCGCTCCGGTGGAAGCAATGGATCCGTTTGACTTTAAGATCGAGAATATTGCAAAAAATTATACGCAGAAAGCCAATGCCCGTTCGCTGACTATCGGTATTATTCATCGTGGCAAGGTGCAAAAATACTTTTTTGGAGAAACGGCCAAGGGCAATAAAACCTTACCGACGGAGGATAACATCTATGAAATTGGATCAATTACTAAGACATTCACCGCTACGCTACTGGCTGACCTGGTCGAGCGTCAGGTAATTAGCTTAGACGACAGCATTATTAAATTCTTGCCTGACTCATTGGCCAGAAACACAGCTTTGCATAAAATCACCTTCCGCAACTTAGCCAATCACACTTCGGGCTTGCCACGTCTTCCAGACAATTGGAATAGCGGCTCAGGGTATGTAGCGGCCGATCCTTATGCGCACTACGATCGCAAGGCACTCTTTGCTTACCTGCGCCATGCCAAATTGGATCACGAGCCGGAAACGGAATACGCGTACAGTAACTTAGGATATGGTTTATTAGGTGAATTGATTGCTATCATCTCTAAAAAACCGTTTGATGCTTGCTTAAAAGAGACACTCACGCAGCCCTTGCATATGCGCGCTACGGATTTGAAGGTAGATCCGAAAAACACGAATGTATTAAAAGTATATGAAGGTGGACAAGAGGTTCCCGTCTGGCATTTTCAGGCAATGGCAGGTGGCGGCGCAATCAAATCTACTATTGATGATCTATTGCGTTACGCCATTACACAGCTCGCGACCCCAGAAAATGCTATTCAACGCGCTATGGCGGCTACCAAGCTCTTTACCTTTTATATACCAGAAAATAATATGGATATCGGTTTGGCTTGGCATACGGATTTGCAGGAAGACATGAATCTGTTTTGGCATAATGGCGGTACAGCAGGAAGCTCATCCTATATGGCTATCATCCCCGATGAGCGCTCGGCAGTAATCGTTTTGTCGAACAGCAATGAACCTCTCGATAGCACGGCAATTGCGATTGTTCGCGAAGTGATTAAGAAGAAATAA